In Ochrobactrum sp. Marseille-Q0166, a single genomic region encodes these proteins:
- a CDS encoding efflux RND transporter periplasmic adaptor subunit, with product MIKRLILAIIFLVIVVGGLVGFNLFRTQAIKDFFANMQPPAKTVSTITLEPTTWTPGIEAIGSAKAINGVDLTVQVSGIVDKIDFKANQEVKQGTVLLQLENSIETADLVAAKAEAVLADQNLKRAETLRTRGVGAVSDVDTTAAAASAKKAAVAKMQAVLDQKTVTAPFTGVIGISKVDVGQYLTPGTVIGTLQETDKMRIDFTVPEQSLPQLRLGQPVQVGPSMEQLNYSGTIVGIDPKIDPSSRLVSVRAEVQNDDPRLTPGQFVQVRVELPKEDNVLALPQTAVIRSLYGDYVYAVRPAQPKEGEKAPEGEAAKQVAQQVFVKIGRSYGGVVEITDGLKAGDIVITAGQNRLSAGTPVTIDNTVNPIPAADK from the coding sequence ATGATCAAACGCCTCATTCTGGCAATAATTTTCCTCGTGATCGTCGTGGGGGGGCTCGTTGGTTTTAACCTGTTTAGAACTCAGGCGATCAAGGATTTCTTCGCCAATATGCAGCCGCCGGCCAAGACGGTTTCTACCATAACACTCGAACCCACGACATGGACGCCAGGTATTGAAGCAATTGGCTCCGCTAAAGCCATTAATGGCGTTGATCTGACAGTTCAGGTGAGCGGGATTGTTGATAAAATCGACTTTAAAGCCAATCAGGAAGTCAAGCAGGGAACTGTGCTTCTTCAGCTTGAAAACAGCATTGAAACGGCTGATTTGGTGGCTGCCAAGGCTGAAGCCGTGCTTGCGGATCAAAATCTAAAACGTGCTGAAACACTGAGGACGCGTGGTGTTGGGGCTGTTTCTGATGTCGATACGACTGCGGCTGCGGCGAGCGCCAAAAAGGCTGCTGTTGCCAAGATGCAGGCAGTCCTTGATCAGAAGACAGTCACGGCACCATTTACAGGTGTTATTGGTATTTCGAAAGTCGATGTCGGTCAGTATCTGACACCGGGCACAGTCATCGGTACATTGCAGGAAACTGACAAGATGCGCATCGATTTCACTGTGCCGGAGCAGTCGCTGCCTCAGCTCAGGCTGGGACAGCCGGTGCAGGTTGGTCCAAGTATGGAACAGCTTAATTATAGTGGTACAATTGTCGGTATCGATCCGAAGATCGACCCTTCGAGCCGTCTGGTTTCAGTGCGCGCCGAAGTGCAAAACGACGACCCACGCCTGACGCCGGGACAGTTTGTTCAGGTCCGCGTTGAACTTCCAAAGGAAGACAATGTGCTGGCACTTCCACAGACCGCTGTCATTCGCAGCCTTTATGGCGACTATGTTTATGCGGTTCGCCCTGCACAGCCAAAAGAAGGTGAAAAAGCTCCTGAAGGCGAGGCTGCAAAGCAGGTCGCGCAGCAGGTTTTCGTCAAGATTGGACGCAGCTACGGGGGGGTCGTTGAAATCACTGATGGCCTCAAGGCTGGCGATATCGTAATCACAGCGGGTCAGAACCGGCTTTCAGCCGGAACACCTGTAACGATTGACAATACGGTCAATCCAATCCCTGCGGCTGATAAGTAA
- a CDS encoding efflux RND transporter permease subunit — protein MSFSDIFIRRPVLATVVALMIILLGLQGIAQLSVREYPKVDETVITVSTAYAGASAELIQGFITSPIAESVATTENIDYVTSSSRPSSSTVTVQMKLGANPDAALTEVIAKVNQVRGNLPSESDDPVIVKGTGQSFATMYLAAQNPNMTSEQITEYLERVMQPRISTVQGVAKADILGGQVYSMRVWIDPIQLAARQVTAAEVLAAINASNFLSAPGQTKNEYVASSITLESTLQTPEAFGAMPIKSTGDQIVRLRDVAKVELAAKSTDTIVSFNGSAGTFLAIYPTPSANPIDVATAFKKELPAIQASLPEGMTLDLVYDATEQISSSISEVFTTIGEAVAIVILVIIVFLGSFRSVLIPIVTIPISLIGVCFFLYILGFSINLLSLLAMVLAIGLVVDDAIVVLENIHRHIEEGLRPMDAAFKGMKEITGSIIAMTITLAAVFAPLGFTGGLTGSLFREFAFTLAGAVIISGVAALTISPMMCARMLKHGEASRFQQFIDRNFKKLEKWYHGMVSGSLNYRPITLMIVIALVGLTGFLFVNTSTELAPEEDSGALFSMFQAPQYATSAYTNLYAEQIDSLTKDLPELDTRFQIVGMDGGTTSGIALWVLKDWSERTRSQKQIQEDLTAKLTKVAGVDAFIFAPPSLPGAGGGLPISIALQSTGPSSQVFELAEEIKNEAQASGQFIIVQNSMSYNAPQTTITIDRDRAATLGVQVSDIGSTLGLLTGGASIAKFDRDSNSYDIITQVPDAYRSTPEKLGEFFVRSVSGAMVPLSSVIEIKQNASPAAIEQFNQLNSATISALPMPSVTTGQGLQTLVNLAQQKMPEGFFLDYSGQSRLEVEQGNTIMIAFGLAVIVIYLVLAAQFESFRDPFIIMMSVPLSIFGAIVPLNLGLGTLNIYTQVGLITLVGLITKHGILMVEFANQQRRLHGHSRREAIILSAETRLRPILMTTAAMALGVVPLIIASGAGAAARYSMGLVIFTGITIGTVFTLFVVPMFYTFIAKKDVEGEYLPSQEDGKEPATASHH, from the coding sequence ATGAGTTTTTCCGATATTTTCATCCGGCGACCCGTTCTTGCTACGGTGGTCGCTCTCATGATCATTCTCCTCGGTCTTCAAGGGATTGCGCAGCTTTCGGTGCGCGAGTACCCGAAGGTTGATGAAACTGTGATCACTGTCTCGACCGCTTATGCGGGTGCAAGTGCGGAGCTTATTCAGGGCTTCATCACTTCGCCGATTGCCGAATCTGTGGCGACGACAGAAAACATTGATTACGTTACGTCATCTAGCCGCCCATCGTCGAGCACGGTGACAGTCCAGATGAAGCTTGGCGCAAATCCTGATGCGGCACTAACGGAAGTGATTGCAAAGGTTAATCAGGTTCGTGGCAATCTGCCGTCCGAATCCGACGATCCAGTTATCGTCAAAGGAACGGGGCAGAGCTTTGCGACTATGTATTTGGCCGCACAGAACCCCAACATGACCAGCGAACAGATTACTGAATATCTGGAACGTGTCATGCAACCGCGCATTTCCACGGTTCAGGGTGTGGCGAAGGCTGATATTCTGGGCGGTCAGGTCTACTCTATGCGCGTGTGGATCGATCCGATCCAGCTTGCAGCGCGTCAAGTTACAGCTGCTGAAGTGCTTGCCGCGATCAATGCGTCGAACTTCCTGTCTGCGCCGGGACAGACTAAAAATGAATATGTAGCATCTTCGATTACTCTTGAATCGACATTGCAGACGCCGGAAGCCTTTGGCGCAATGCCGATCAAGTCAACGGGCGACCAGATTGTCCGTCTGCGTGATGTAGCAAAAGTTGAACTGGCTGCGAAGAGCACAGACACCATCGTTTCGTTCAACGGGTCTGCCGGTACGTTTTTGGCAATCTATCCGACTCCGTCTGCGAATCCGATTGATGTGGCGACGGCTTTCAAAAAGGAACTGCCAGCCATTCAAGCATCTCTGCCTGAAGGTATGACACTTGATCTGGTTTATGACGCGACCGAGCAGATCAGCTCGTCGATCAGTGAAGTTTTCACAACTATCGGTGAAGCTGTCGCAATCGTTATTCTGGTCATCATCGTCTTCCTCGGTTCGTTCCGCTCGGTCCTTATCCCGATTGTCACAATCCCGATTTCGCTGATCGGCGTCTGCTTCTTCCTCTATATCCTCGGCTTTTCGATCAATCTCCTGTCGCTGCTGGCGATGGTTCTGGCGATTGGTCTGGTGGTGGATGACGCGATTGTGGTGCTTGAAAACATTCACCGCCACATCGAAGAAGGATTGCGTCCAATGGATGCCGCCTTCAAAGGTATGAAGGAAATTACCGGCTCCATTATCGCTATGACGATCACTCTGGCTGCGGTGTTCGCGCCTCTCGGGTTTACCGGCGGTTTGACCGGCTCGTTGTTCCGGGAGTTTGCTTTCACGCTGGCTGGTGCAGTTATCATTTCAGGCGTCGCCGCTTTGACGATTTCGCCGATGATGTGCGCGCGAATGCTGAAGCACGGTGAAGCTTCACGATTCCAGCAATTTATCGACCGAAATTTCAAGAAGCTCGAAAAGTGGTACCATGGCATGGTATCCGGCTCACTTAACTATCGTCCGATTACCCTGATGATTGTTATTGCTCTGGTTGGGCTCACAGGCTTCCTTTTTGTGAATACCTCAACGGAACTTGCACCCGAAGAAGATTCGGGCGCGCTGTTCTCGATGTTCCAGGCTCCGCAATATGCGACATCTGCATATACCAATCTTTATGCAGAACAGATCGATAGCCTGACCAAGGACCTGCCTGAACTGGATACACGTTTCCAGATCGTTGGTATGGATGGCGGTACAACGTCCGGTATTGCGCTTTGGGTTCTCAAGGACTGGTCTGAACGCACACGCTCGCAAAAGCAGATTCAGGAAGACCTGACTGCGAAGCTGACAAAAGTTGCTGGCGTCGATGCATTCATTTTTGCGCCTCCATCGCTGCCGGGTGCCGGTGGTGGTCTGCCGATCTCGATTGCGCTTCAGTCGACGGGGCCATCCAGTCAGGTTTTTGAACTGGCCGAAGAAATTAAGAACGAAGCACAGGCATCGGGGCAATTCATCATTGTCCAGAACTCTATGTCCTATAATGCACCGCAAACCACGATCACCATTGATCGTGATCGCGCAGCAACGCTTGGTGTTCAGGTCAGCGATATCGGTTCGACCCTCGGCCTTCTGACAGGCGGGGCATCAATCGCCAAGTTTGACCGCGATTCCAACAGTTATGACATCATCACTCAGGTGCCGGACGCCTATCGTTCTACACCGGAGAAGCTCGGCGAATTCTTCGTTCGCAGTGTGTCGGGTGCAATGGTGCCACTTTCTTCAGTAATCGAGATCAAGCAGAATGCTTCGCCTGCCGCTATTGAGCAATTCAACCAGCTTAACTCGGCGACGATTTCTGCCTTGCCAATGCCAAGTGTCACAACAGGTCAGGGCCTCCAAACACTCGTCAATCTGGCGCAGCAGAAGATGCCGGAAGGCTTCTTCCTCGACTATTCCGGTCAGTCGCGTCTGGAAGTGGAGCAGGGCAACACGATCATGATCGCCTTCGGCTTGGCCGTTATAGTGATCTATCTGGTGCTTGCGGCGCAGTTTGAAAGCTTCCGCGATCCGTTCATCATCATGATGTCGGTGCCGCTTTCGATCTTCGGTGCGATCGTTCCGCTGAACCTTGGTCTGGGAACGTTGAACATCTACACGCAGGTTGGTCTCATTACTCTTGTAGGGCTTATAACCAAGCACGGCATTCTGATGGTGGAGTTTGCCAATCAGCAGCGTCGCCTGCATGGCCATTCGCGTCGTGAGGCGATCATCCTTTCAGCTGAAACCCGCCTGCGTCCGATTCTCATGACTACGGCTGCTATGGCGCTCGGTGTTGTTCCGCTGATTATTGCAAGCGGCGCAGGTGCAGCAGCGCGTTATTCGATGGGTCTGGTGATCTTCACCGGTATCACCATCGGTACGGTCTTCACGCTGTTCGTGGTGCCGATGTTCTATACGTTCATCGCCAAGAAGGACGTGGAAGGCGAGTACTTGCCATCGCAGGAAGATGGCAAAGAACCGGCGACTGCATCCCATCACTGA
- a CDS encoding LLM class flavin-dependent oxidoreductase, protein MIPLSVLDLSPVPEGSDAGQSLCNTLELAQQAERLGFTRYWLAEHHNMPGIASAATSVVIGHVAAGTSTIRVGAGGIMLPNHSPLVIAEQFGTLASLFPGRIDLGLGRAPGTDQLTAHALRRNLESSANDFPRDVVELLNYFKPADPAQRVQAVPGAGLNVPVWILGSSLFGAQLAAMLGLPYGFASHFAPADMERAVELYRERFEPSEYLQKPYVMLGLNVIAADTDEEAHYLFTSQLQAFVNLRSGRPGKLPAPVAGYQEQLDPSAQALVRQMLSCRVVGGPETVDKGIREFAERTGADELMVTGMIYDHQKRLRSYEIVSNSMA, encoded by the coding sequence ATGATACCTTTATCCGTACTCGATCTTTCACCCGTCCCTGAAGGCAGCGATGCTGGACAGTCTCTGTGCAACACGCTCGAGTTGGCCCAGCAGGCCGAAAGACTGGGCTTTACGCGCTATTGGCTGGCCGAGCATCACAACATGCCCGGTATTGCCAGTGCGGCTACCTCGGTTGTTATCGGCCATGTGGCAGCGGGCACGTCCACCATTCGCGTTGGTGCAGGCGGAATCATGTTGCCTAACCATTCGCCATTGGTAATCGCAGAACAGTTCGGTACGCTGGCTTCGCTGTTTCCGGGTCGTATCGATCTGGGGCTTGGTCGTGCGCCGGGCACCGATCAGCTGACCGCACACGCGCTTCGCCGAAATCTGGAAAGCAGCGCCAATGATTTTCCGCGCGATGTCGTGGAGCTTCTCAATTATTTCAAGCCGGCTGATCCCGCACAGCGCGTTCAGGCCGTGCCGGGCGCGGGACTGAATGTTCCCGTCTGGATTCTCGGTTCAAGCCTGTTTGGCGCGCAATTGGCTGCGATGCTGGGGCTGCCTTATGGCTTCGCCTCCCATTTCGCACCGGCTGACATGGAACGCGCTGTAGAGCTTTATCGAGAACGATTTGAGCCGTCCGAATATCTGCAGAAGCCTTACGTCATGCTTGGGCTGAATGTCATTGCAGCCGATACGGACGAAGAAGCACATTATCTGTTCACGTCGCAATTGCAGGCATTTGTGAACTTGCGCAGCGGTCGTCCGGGCAAGTTGCCGGCACCGGTTGCGGGTTATCAGGAGCAGCTTGATCCTTCCGCACAGGCACTGGTGCGCCAGATGCTGTCATGTCGTGTCGTGGGTGGCCCCGAAACGGTCGACAAGGGCATTCGCGAATTTGCTGAACGCACCGGAGCTGACGAGTTGATGGTGACGGGCATGATCTATGACCATCAAAAGCGTCTTCGTTCTTATGAGATCGTCAGTAACTCGATGGCGTGA
- a CDS encoding LysR family transcriptional regulator, whose translation MTSLSRRLLPSTSALAAFDAVARHESFSSAAEELSLTQGAVSRQIAALEEQLGAALFDRTSRHVLLTDAGRAYLSGISPALASIRAASLQVMSQMRGTTLNLAFLPTFGTRWLIPRIPRFVAQYPDIILNFATRIGQFDFEREGLDAAIHIGQPDWPNADCTFLMEETVAPVCSPAFLKQHAITEPNDLLRLPLFNMASRPGAWSHWFKSLDIAAPIAGGMRFEQFSNVSQACVAGLGIALMPLFLISAEIESGQLVVAYQHTVKSPSSYYFVTPQARANTPAVKAFRDWLLTEVNREFDPHAIELLTIS comes from the coding sequence ATGACATCACTATCGAGACGCCTGCTTCCTTCGACAAGCGCGCTTGCTGCCTTTGACGCAGTGGCGCGACACGAGAGCTTTTCGAGTGCGGCGGAAGAGCTGTCTCTGACGCAAGGGGCTGTCAGCCGTCAAATAGCAGCATTGGAAGAACAACTTGGCGCTGCTCTGTTTGACCGCACCAGTCGCCATGTTTTGCTGACCGATGCCGGACGCGCCTATCTGAGTGGGATCAGCCCCGCCCTTGCCTCCATTCGCGCGGCCTCATTGCAGGTCATGTCGCAAATGCGTGGGACAACGCTCAATCTTGCATTTCTGCCGACCTTCGGCACCCGTTGGCTGATCCCGAGAATCCCGCGTTTTGTCGCGCAATATCCGGATATTATTCTGAATTTTGCCACCCGCATTGGCCAGTTCGACTTTGAGCGCGAGGGCCTTGATGCGGCAATCCATATTGGTCAACCGGACTGGCCGAATGCCGATTGCACATTTCTGATGGAGGAAACGGTTGCGCCTGTTTGCAGTCCAGCTTTTCTGAAACAGCATGCAATCACCGAGCCGAATGACCTGTTGCGCCTGCCACTTTTCAATATGGCATCACGCCCCGGGGCATGGAGCCACTGGTTCAAAAGCCTCGACATTGCAGCACCTATTGCGGGCGGAATGCGCTTTGAGCAGTTCTCAAATGTTTCTCAGGCTTGCGTCGCAGGTCTTGGAATTGCACTGATGCCGCTGTTTCTGATCAGTGCGGAAATTGAAAGCGGGCAGCTTGTCGTGGCCTATCAGCACACTGTCAAAAGCCCGAGCAGCTATTACTTTGTGACACCGCAGGCGCGTGCAAATACGCCTGCGGTCAAAGCTTTTCGCGATTGGCTTCTTACTGAGGTCAATCGCGAGTTCGATCCTCACGCCATCGAGTTACTGACGATCTCATAA
- a CDS encoding acyl-CoA dehydrogenase, protein MSRAAFNWEDPFLLDEQLTEDERMIRDSAQAFASDVLLPRIEKAYLDETTDPDLFRLMGQAGLLGVTLPEEYGAANAGYVSYGLVAREVERIDSGYRSMMSVQSSLVMYPIYAYGSDEQRKKYLPGLVSGELIGCFGLTEPDAGSDPAGMKTRADKIDGGYRISGSKMWISNSPIADVFVVWAKSTAHDGAIRGFVLEKGMKGLSAPKIGGKLSLRASITGEIVMDGVEVSEDALLPNVSGLKGPFGCLNRARYGISWGVLGAAEDCWFRARQYGLDRKQFDKPLAGTQLYQKKLADMQTEIALGLQASLRVGRLFDEGKMAPEMISIVKRNNCGKALDIARQARDMHGGNGIQIEYHVMRHAQNLETVNTYEGTHDVHALILGRAQTGIQAFF, encoded by the coding sequence ATGTCGCGTGCCGCATTTAACTGGGAAGATCCGTTTCTGCTTGATGAGCAACTGACCGAGGACGAGCGGATGATCCGCGACTCGGCGCAGGCTTTCGCGAGCGATGTTCTGCTGCCGCGCATTGAAAAAGCTTATCTTGATGAAACGACCGACCCGGACCTGTTTCGTCTGATGGGGCAGGCTGGCCTTCTTGGTGTAACGCTTCCCGAAGAATACGGCGCAGCCAATGCTGGCTATGTTTCCTATGGTCTTGTGGCACGCGAAGTCGAGCGCATCGATTCCGGCTATCGTTCGATGATGAGCGTTCAGTCGTCGCTCGTCATGTATCCGATCTATGCTTATGGCTCCGACGAACAGCGCAAGAAATATCTGCCGGGTCTGGTTTCCGGCGAATTGATCGGCTGCTTTGGTCTCACTGAGCCTGATGCCGGTTCCGATCCTGCGGGCATGAAAACCCGCGCCGATAAGATCGATGGCGGCTATCGCATCAGCGGTTCCAAAATGTGGATTTCCAATTCGCCGATTGCCGACGTTTTTGTGGTCTGGGCTAAGTCGACCGCCCATGATGGTGCGATCCGTGGCTTTGTGCTCGAAAAGGGCATGAAGGGTCTCTCTGCCCCGAAGATTGGCGGAAAGCTTTCGTTGCGTGCGTCGATCACTGGCGAAATCGTTATGGATGGCGTGGAAGTATCGGAAGATGCACTGTTGCCGAATGTATCGGGCCTAAAGGGTCCATTCGGCTGCCTCAACCGTGCGCGCTATGGCATTTCATGGGGTGTGCTGGGTGCGGCAGAGGATTGCTGGTTCCGTGCGCGTCAGTATGGTCTTGATCGCAAACAATTCGACAAGCCACTCGCTGGCACGCAGCTTTATCAGAAGAAACTCGCCGATATGCAGACTGAAATAGCGCTGGGCTTGCAGGCAAGCTTACGCGTTGGCCGTCTGTTTGACGAAGGCAAAATGGCACCTGAGATGATTTCCATCGTCAAGCGCAACAATTGCGGCAAGGCGCTTGATATTGCGCGTCAGGCTCGCGACATGCATGGCGGCAACGGCATTCAGATCGAATATCACGTTATGCGCCACGCGCAGAATCTTGAAACCGTCAACACCTATGAGGGAACGCATGATGTTCATGCGCTGATTCTCGGACGTGCGCAGACCGGCATTCAGGCCTTCTTCTGA
- a CDS encoding CaiB/BaiF CoA-transferase family protein: MQNTPLAGLKVIELARILAGPWVGQTLSDLGADVIKVESPEGDDTRRWGPPFIEVEGEESAAYFHACNRGKQSIIADFRTDEGRALVRKLVADADVVIENFKLGGLDKFGLDYESLKAINPRLIYCSITGFGHTGPYAARAGYDFMIQGMGGIMDLTGEPDGQPQKIGVAFADIFTGLYSVIAIQSALIMRERTGKGQHIDMALFDCMTAVLANQGMNYLASGISPKRMGNAHPNIAPYQTLPVSDGYFIIACGNDGQFAKLTAILGVGDLASDSRFLTNSLRVANRDALTALLEDRTKQWLRDDLLAALAKAGVPAGPINTVEDVFADPQFIARQMRIDPDGVPGLRTPIRFSDAELKLDTRSPKLGEHGEH, translated from the coding sequence ATGCAGAATACACCGCTTGCGGGTCTTAAAGTCATTGAGCTGGCCCGCATTCTGGCCGGTCCATGGGTCGGACAAACACTGTCCGACCTCGGCGCGGATGTTATAAAGGTCGAAAGCCCTGAAGGTGACGATACGCGCAGATGGGGACCGCCATTTATCGAAGTTGAAGGCGAAGAGTCGGCTGCCTATTTCCACGCCTGCAATCGTGGCAAGCAATCCATCATTGCCGACTTTCGTACCGACGAGGGCAGGGCGCTTGTTCGCAAGCTCGTTGCCGATGCAGATGTGGTGATTGAGAACTTCAAGCTCGGCGGTCTTGATAAATTCGGTCTCGACTATGAAAGCCTGAAAGCCATCAATCCGCGACTGATCTATTGCTCAATCACGGGTTTTGGCCACACCGGGCCTTATGCAGCACGTGCAGGTTATGATTTCATGATCCAGGGCATGGGCGGAATCATGGACCTGACTGGCGAGCCGGACGGGCAACCGCAAAAGATTGGTGTGGCTTTCGCAGATATTTTCACTGGTCTTTATAGCGTCATCGCTATCCAGTCGGCGCTCATCATGCGTGAGCGCACGGGAAAGGGCCAGCACATTGATATGGCGCTGTTTGATTGCATGACAGCGGTTCTTGCCAATCAGGGCATGAATTATCTGGCGTCGGGCATTTCGCCCAAGCGGATGGGCAATGCGCATCCCAATATCGCGCCTTATCAGACGCTGCCTGTATCAGACGGTTATTTCATTATCGCCTGTGGCAATGACGGTCAGTTTGCAAAACTGACAGCGATCTTGGGTGTCGGTGATCTTGCGAGCGATTCTCGTTTTCTGACCAATTCGTTACGCGTTGCCAATCGCGATGCACTGACCGCTTTGTTGGAAGATCGCACGAAGCAATGGTTACGAGATGACCTTCTGGCTGCACTCGCCAAAGCAGGCGTGCCCGCCGGGCCGATCAACACGGTTGAAGATGTGTTTGCCGATCCGCAATTTATCGCGCGTCAGATGCGAATAGATCCTGACGGCGTGCCGGGCCTGCGGACGCCAATCCGATTCTCGGATGCTGAACTGAAGCTCGACACACGTTCACCGAAACTGGGCGAACATGGTGAACACTGA
- a CDS encoding patatin family protein: MLAWGQRRKATNTQPLKPEEEVTDLQQARHEPRRIALALGGGAARGWAHIGVLRALDEAGIEIEMIAGTSIGALVGGCYLAGKLDQLEEFARSLTRRRMFNLLDITFRGSGLFGGMKLDSRMREHLDGLRLEDLDRPFVAVCTELRTGHEIWLSTGPLVEAMRASYALPGVFEPVRWQERVLVDGALVNPVPVSVCRAYEQRLVLAVNLHYDQFGRAAVIKHAQSRQDSLNEAIHGEKESRLGITGVMMEAFNIIQDRISRARMAGDPPDVSLMPTVGQIGLADFHRASEAIDIGYAETVKRLEDIKRLQGISG, from the coding sequence ATGCTCGCATGGGGTCAAAGGCGCAAGGCAACCAATACGCAACCCTTGAAGCCGGAAGAAGAAGTCACGGATCTACAGCAGGCGCGTCATGAACCACGCCGCATTGCGCTTGCGCTTGGCGGCGGTGCGGCGCGTGGCTGGGCACATATCGGTGTGCTGCGTGCGCTTGATGAAGCTGGCATTGAAATCGAAATGATCGCCGGCACCTCAATCGGCGCGCTGGTTGGTGGCTGTTATCTTGCGGGCAAGCTCGATCAGCTTGAAGAATTCGCGCGCAGCCTCACACGGCGCCGCATGTTCAACCTCCTAGACATCACATTTCGCGGCAGTGGCCTTTTCGGCGGCATGAAGCTCGACAGCCGTATGCGTGAGCATCTCGACGGTTTGCGTCTTGAAGATCTTGATCGCCCATTTGTCGCCGTATGTACAGAATTGCGCACGGGCCACGAAATCTGGCTCTCTACAGGCCCGCTGGTTGAAGCCATGCGGGCATCCTACGCCCTGCCCGGTGTGTTTGAACCCGTCCGCTGGCAGGAGCGCGTATTGGTCGATGGTGCGCTGGTCAACCCGGTTCCCGTCTCTGTCTGTCGTGCCTATGAACAACGCCTCGTGCTGGCGGTGAACCTGCATTACGACCAATTTGGCCGTGCTGCGGTTATCAAACACGCTCAATCGCGTCAGGACTCATTAAACGAAGCGATTCATGGTGAGAAGGAAAGCCGCCTTGGCATTACGGGAGTCATGATGGAAGCTTTCAACATTATTCAGGACCGTATTTCCCGCGCGCGGATGGCTGGCGACCCACCCGATGTTTCGCTGATGCCAACTGTTGGACAAATCGGCCTCGCCGACTTTCACCGCGCATCTGAGGCAATCGACATCGGCTATGCAGAAACCGTCAAAAGGCTGGAAGACATTAAGCGTCTTCAAGGCATCAGCGGCTGA
- the hisI gene encoding phosphoribosyl-AMP cyclohydrolase, translating to MSIFPVQPSDKKAIEEGLVFMPRFDASGLITAVVTDERDGELLMVAHMNEEALRLTLETGIAHYWSRSRNTLWKKGETSGNLQSVIELRTDCDQDALWLKVRVAGDGPTCHTGRRSCFYRQVQSENGQVSLSLNNSCGHKH from the coding sequence ATGAGTATTTTTCCCGTTCAGCCTTCAGACAAGAAGGCAATTGAAGAAGGCTTGGTTTTCATGCCACGCTTCGACGCATCAGGCCTGATCACAGCAGTCGTTACCGACGAACGTGATGGCGAGTTGCTGATGGTCGCTCATATGAACGAGGAAGCATTGCGCCTGACGCTTGAAACTGGGATCGCGCATTACTGGTCGCGCTCCCGCAATACGCTTTGGAAAAAGGGCGAAACCTCCGGCAATCTGCAAAGCGTGATCGAGTTGCGTACCGATTGCGATCAGGATGCACTGTGGCTGAAAGTTCGCGTCGCAGGAGATGGCCCAACATGCCACACAGGCCGTCGCTCTTGCTTTTATCGTCAGGTTCAATCCGAAAATGGTCAGGTCAGCCTGTCGCTGAATAATTCCTGCGGCCACAAACACTAA
- the folE gene encoding GTP cyclohydrolase I FolE: protein MDARILKIGDESTLQTPLQKPTQAEAEAAVRTLLLWAGDNPDREGLLDTPRRVAKSYSEIFGGYAESPEDVLGTTFEEVSGYDDMVLVKDITFFSHCEHHMVPIIGKAHVAYLPDGKVLGLSKIARVVDIFARRLQTQESITAQIADSIQRILKPRGVAVLIDAEHMCMAMRGIRKQGSSTITTTFTGDYKSDVNEQVRFMSLIRQ, encoded by the coding sequence ATGGACGCTCGCATCCTCAAAATTGGTGACGAATCCACTTTGCAAACTCCGCTGCAAAAACCAACGCAGGCCGAAGCGGAAGCCGCCGTGCGCACTCTTCTTCTTTGGGCAGGTGATAATCCTGACCGGGAAGGCCTTCTGGATACACCAAGGCGTGTAGCTAAATCCTACAGTGAAATTTTCGGCGGTTATGCTGAAAGTCCAGAAGATGTGCTTGGAACAACCTTTGAAGAAGTATCCGGCTATGATGACATGGTGCTGGTGAAGGATATTACCTTCTTCTCGCATTGCGAACATCATATGGTTCCAATCATCGGCAAGGCCCATGTCGCCTATCTACCAGATGGCAAGGTGCTTGGCCTGTCTAAGATTGCACGTGTTGTTGATATTTTTGCCCGACGCCTGCAAACACAGGAAAGCATCACGGCCCAGATCGCTGATAGCATTCAGCGTATTTTGAAGCCCCGCGGTGTCGCGGTTTTGATAGATGCCGAACATATGTGTATGGCGATGCGTGGCATCCGCAAACAGGGTTCAAGCACAATCACAACGACATTTACCGGCGACTATAAGAGTGACGTGAACGAACAGGTTCGCTTCATGAGCCTCATTCGCCAATAA